The following are from one region of the Actinoplanes sp. L3-i22 genome:
- a CDS encoding SDR family oxidoreductase, translated as MKRVVVTGAGGGIGAALARRFAADGAKVVVSDINPDAAGKTAAEINGIAVAADAASEEDVRNLVERAHAELGGIDLFCSNAGVLSAGDENTPDQQWERDFGVNVMSHVYVTRALLPKWLDSGEPKRLLITVSAAGLLTLLGSATYSVTKHAALAYAEWLRATYAHRGLIVQALCPQGVRTDMLTGGNARGSGSAALLSEGALEPSEVAELVAASVRENQFLILPHPEVAEYYRLRAADPDRWLGGMNKMQRGFEARK; from the coding sequence GTGAAGCGGGTCGTCGTCACCGGCGCCGGCGGGGGCATCGGCGCGGCGCTGGCCCGGCGGTTCGCCGCCGACGGCGCGAAGGTCGTGGTCAGCGACATCAACCCGGACGCGGCCGGCAAGACCGCGGCCGAGATCAACGGAATCGCCGTCGCCGCTGACGCCGCCTCGGAAGAAGATGTCCGGAACCTCGTCGAGCGGGCGCACGCGGAGCTGGGCGGGATCGATCTGTTCTGCTCGAACGCCGGCGTGCTCAGCGCCGGTGACGAGAACACCCCGGACCAGCAGTGGGAGCGCGACTTCGGGGTGAACGTGATGTCGCACGTCTACGTCACCCGGGCACTGCTGCCGAAGTGGCTGGACTCCGGCGAGCCGAAGCGGCTGCTGATCACGGTCAGCGCGGCCGGCCTGCTGACCCTGCTGGGCAGCGCGACCTACTCGGTGACCAAGCACGCGGCGCTCGCGTACGCGGAGTGGCTGCGGGCGACGTACGCGCACCGGGGTCTGATCGTCCAGGCGCTGTGCCCGCAGGGCGTCCGCACCGACATGCTGACCGGCGGGAACGCGCGGGGCAGCGGGAGCGCGGCGCTGCTCTCCGAGGGCGCGCTGGAACCGTCGGAGGTCGCCGAGCTGGTCGCTGCGTCCGTACGGGAAAATCAGTTTTTGATCCTCCCTCATCCGGAGGTGGCGGAGTACTACCGCTTGCGCGCGGCCGATCCGGACCGTTGGCTGGGTGGCATGAACAAGATGCAGCGCGGGTTCGAGGCCCGGAAATGA
- a CDS encoding branched-chain amino acid ABC transporter permease — MTDIKEKRPAITPEQTTSKPRKRPHPIWYAIAGAVLIAALTYYLPPFRNYQLATVGAYFTVTAGLTVLTGLNGQLSLGHGALMATGAYTFALTQNRWLTMPLSFLAAVLATVLAGAVIGLAAARLRGPYLAGLTLAVAVVVPSVASTFDDTLGSDMGLSIALDPPPGVIPMERWQAWLCWAGALLTALLLALLVRGRFGRDLRAVRDDETAARLAGVHIARTQILAFVVSAACAGLAGALFAFLAQSVSPGAFPLTLSLFLVMAIVIGGLGRLFGALLGALLLVLLPALAQSVAEGSGSQHLEGNLALVIFGVVLVVVMLAAPGGLASIRFTSIRRKR, encoded by the coding sequence ATGACGGACATCAAGGAGAAGCGCCCGGCGATCACCCCCGAGCAGACCACGAGCAAACCCCGGAAAAGACCACATCCGATTTGGTACGCGATAGCCGGCGCCGTCCTCATCGCGGCGCTCACCTACTACCTGCCGCCGTTCCGGAACTACCAGCTGGCCACCGTCGGCGCGTACTTCACCGTGACCGCCGGCCTGACCGTCCTCACCGGACTCAACGGGCAGCTCTCGCTGGGCCACGGCGCCCTGATGGCCACCGGCGCGTACACGTTCGCGCTGACCCAGAACCGGTGGCTGACCATGCCGCTGAGTTTCCTGGCCGCCGTGCTCGCCACGGTCCTGGCGGGCGCGGTGATCGGGCTGGCCGCGGCCCGGCTGCGGGGTCCCTACCTGGCCGGGCTCACGCTCGCGGTCGCGGTCGTGGTCCCCTCGGTGGCGAGCACGTTCGACGACACGCTCGGCAGCGACATGGGCCTGTCGATCGCGCTCGACCCGCCGCCCGGGGTGATCCCGATGGAGCGCTGGCAGGCCTGGCTCTGCTGGGCCGGGGCGCTGCTCACCGCGCTGCTGCTGGCGTTGCTGGTGCGCGGCCGGTTCGGGCGGGACCTGCGCGCGGTGCGGGACGACGAGACCGCGGCCCGGTTGGCGGGCGTGCACATCGCCCGTACCCAAATCCTGGCTTTTGTCGTCAGCGCGGCCTGCGCCGGCCTGGCCGGCGCCCTCTTCGCCTTCCTTGCCCAGAGTGTCTCGCCCGGCGCGTTCCCGCTGACGCTGTCGCTGTTCCTGGTGATGGCGATCGTGATCGGCGGCCTGGGCCGGCTGTTCGGCGCGCTGCTCGGCGCGTTGCTGCTGGTCCTGCTGCCGGCGCTGGCCCAGTCCGTCGCGGAGGGCTCCGGCTCACAGCATCTGGAGGGCAACCTCGCCCTGGTGATCTTCGGCGTGGTGCTCGTGGTCGTCATGCTCGCCGCCCCTGGCGGCCTCGCGTCAATCCGATTCACATCTATCAGGAGGAAACGATGA
- a CDS encoding ABC transporter ATP-binding protein, which translates to MDEPYRKTTPLLEVEDLTAGYGAAPVLHDVRLSVRPGEIVAVLGANGAGKTTLLRTLSGLVKADHGRIRFDGEDLRRTKVEQMVRRGIAHVPEGRGVVTELTVDENLRLGGLWRRDRADATRALNEVYDLFPALAQRRASAGHQLSGGERQMLALGRALVGRPRLLLLDEPSLGLAPKITAQILALLRDLRDRTGLAVLLVEQNVRSALSVADEGIVLSLGRVVTRNSAADLRDDADLRHAYLGF; encoded by the coding sequence CTGGACGAGCCCTACCGGAAGACCACCCCACTGCTGGAGGTCGAGGACCTCACGGCCGGCTACGGCGCCGCCCCGGTCCTGCACGACGTCCGGCTCAGCGTGCGGCCCGGCGAGATCGTCGCGGTGCTGGGCGCGAACGGCGCCGGCAAGACCACCCTCCTGCGTACCCTCTCGGGTCTGGTGAAAGCGGACCACGGCCGGATCCGCTTCGACGGCGAGGACCTGCGCCGGACGAAGGTCGAGCAGATGGTCCGCCGCGGCATCGCGCACGTCCCGGAGGGCCGTGGCGTCGTCACCGAGCTGACCGTGGACGAGAACCTGCGGCTCGGCGGCCTGTGGCGACGTGACCGCGCGGACGCGACCCGCGCCCTGAACGAGGTCTACGACCTCTTCCCGGCGCTGGCACAACGGCGTGCCAGCGCCGGGCACCAGCTCTCCGGCGGCGAGCGGCAGATGCTCGCGCTGGGCCGCGCGCTGGTCGGGCGGCCGCGGTTGCTGCTGCTCGACGAGCCGTCGCTGGGCCTGGCCCCGAAGATCACCGCCCAGATCCTGGCCCTCCTGCGGGACCTGCGGGACCGCACCGGGCTGGCGGTGCTGCTGGTCGAGCAGAACGTGCGCAGCGCGCTCTCGGTGGCCGACGAGGGCATCGTCCTGTCGCTCGGCCGCGTGGTCACCCGCAACTCCGCTGCCGATCTGCGTGATGACGCCGATCTGCGTCACGCCTACCTGGGGTTCTAG
- a CDS encoding SDR family oxidoreductase — MADQVAVVTGASRGIGFAIAQRFVAQGAKVAITGRDADALAAAVKELGGPEVALGVAGKGDNADHRAAVIDQVNAAFGPVTTLINNIGINPAYGPLATLDLNAARKMAEVNLIGTLGWVQEALRGGLAGSGGSIVNISSVSGVRPAPGIAFYGTTKAALIHLTEELAVELAPKIRVNAVAPAVVKTRFAAALFEGREEQVVATYPLKRLGVPEDVAGTVAFLCSPDASWITGQTIVLDGGVTLTGVVE; from the coding sequence ATGGCGGACCAAGTGGCAGTCGTGACCGGAGCAAGCCGGGGAATCGGGTTCGCCATCGCGCAACGCTTCGTCGCCCAGGGCGCGAAAGTGGCGATCACCGGGCGGGACGCGGACGCCCTGGCGGCCGCGGTGAAGGAGCTGGGCGGCCCGGAGGTCGCTCTCGGGGTGGCCGGCAAGGGCGACAACGCGGACCACCGGGCAGCGGTGATCGACCAGGTCAACGCGGCGTTCGGGCCGGTCACCACCCTGATCAACAACATCGGGATCAACCCGGCGTACGGGCCGCTGGCGACGCTCGACCTGAACGCCGCCCGCAAGATGGCCGAGGTCAACCTGATCGGCACGCTCGGCTGGGTGCAGGAGGCGCTGCGTGGCGGCCTCGCCGGGTCGGGCGGCTCGATCGTCAACATCTCGTCGGTCTCCGGGGTCCGCCCGGCGCCCGGCATCGCGTTCTACGGCACCACCAAGGCCGCGCTGATCCACCTGACCGAGGAGCTGGCCGTCGAGCTCGCCCCGAAGATCCGGGTGAACGCGGTCGCCCCGGCCGTGGTCAAGACCCGCTTCGCCGCCGCGCTGTTCGAGGGCCGGGAGGAGCAGGTCGTCGCGACCTACCCGCTGAAGCGCCTCGGCGTGCCGGAGGACGTGGCCGGCACGGTCGCGTTCCTCTGCTCGCCGGACGCGTCCTGGATCACCGGCCAGACCATCGTCCTCGACGGCGGCGTCACCCTGACCGGGGTGGTCGAGTGA
- a CDS encoding ABC transporter ATP-binding protein: MSTKPPAPELVLDHITVRFGGLVALDDVSLRVPAGRIMGVIGPNGAGKTTLFNIICGFVTPTAGEITLDGRPWRPRPHHLNRLGIARTLQGVGLFNGLTVLENVQVGARGHRSGTDLPPITASPAKAAEPTGTGRVDDETGADHGATARPESAPPKGRERRSEQDARAALERCGVAEYAHAHPGALPYAIRKRIELARALAARPRILMLDEPAGGLDPDEIHWLAGLIRATGTTVLLVEHHMDLVMSVCDEILVLDFGKPIALGSPAEISANDRVTEAYLGAAA; this comes from the coding sequence ATGTCGACGAAACCCCCTGCTCCTGAGCTTGTTCTCGACCACATAACGGTTCGCTTCGGCGGGCTGGTCGCTCTCGATGACGTGTCCCTGCGGGTGCCCGCGGGGCGGATCATGGGGGTGATCGGGCCGAACGGGGCCGGTAAGACCACGCTGTTCAACATCATCTGCGGGTTCGTGACGCCGACCGCCGGGGAGATCACCCTGGACGGGCGGCCCTGGCGACCCCGGCCGCACCACCTCAACCGGCTCGGTATCGCTCGCACGCTGCAGGGCGTGGGCCTCTTCAACGGCCTCACCGTGCTGGAGAACGTGCAGGTCGGCGCGCGCGGGCACCGATCCGGGACGGACCTCCCGCCGATCACGGCCAGCCCCGCAAAAGCCGCCGAACCGACGGGAACGGGCCGGGTCGACGACGAAACCGGCGCGGATCACGGGGCCACGGCCCGGCCGGAGAGCGCCCCACCCAAGGGCCGCGAGCGACGGTCCGAACAGGACGCCCGCGCGGCCCTGGAACGATGCGGCGTCGCGGAATACGCGCACGCGCATCCCGGCGCACTGCCCTACGCGATCCGCAAGCGGATCGAGCTGGCCCGCGCCCTCGCCGCCCGGCCCCGGATCCTGATGCTCGACGAGCCGGCCGGCGGCCTGGACCCCGACGAGATCCACTGGCTGGCCGGGCTGATCCGCGCGACCGGCACCACGGTGCTGCTGGTCGAGCACCACATGGACCTGGTCATGTCGGTCTGCGACGAGATCCTGGTGCTGGACTTCGGCAAGCCGATCGCGCTCGGCTCCCCCGCCGAGATCAGCGCGAACGACCGGGTGACCGAGGCCTACCTGGGAGCCGCCGCGTGA
- a CDS encoding alpha-ketoglutarate-dependent dioxygenase AlkB, translating to MSSAYQPSMLDLMSAGDSASPTLEPLAGATRHQLTAGAWVDVLPGWLHGSDAVFETLLGIDWRAERRKMFDDVVDVPRLLRWFREDEPLPHPALTSARAALNSHYAAELGEEFATAGMCLYRDGRDSVAWHGDTLGRSATEDTMVAILSVGSPRNLVLRPRAGGHETLRFPLGHGDLIVMGGSCQRTWEHAVPKTARGVGPRVSVQFRPRGVA from the coding sequence ATGAGCAGCGCATATCAGCCTTCGATGCTCGACCTGATGTCGGCGGGCGACTCGGCCTCCCCCACGCTGGAGCCGCTGGCCGGGGCGACCCGGCACCAGCTCACCGCCGGGGCATGGGTCGACGTGCTGCCGGGGTGGCTGCACGGGTCCGACGCGGTGTTCGAGACGCTGCTCGGCATCGACTGGCGGGCCGAGCGGCGGAAGATGTTCGACGACGTGGTCGACGTGCCGCGGCTGCTGCGGTGGTTCCGCGAGGACGAGCCGCTGCCGCACCCGGCGCTGACTTCGGCGCGGGCCGCGCTGAACTCGCACTATGCGGCGGAGCTCGGCGAGGAGTTCGCCACCGCCGGGATGTGTCTGTACCGGGACGGGCGGGACAGTGTGGCCTGGCACGGGGACACGCTCGGGCGGTCGGCCACCGAGGACACCATGGTGGCGATCCTGTCGGTGGGGTCGCCTCGGAATCTGGTGCTGCGGCCTCGGGCTGGGGGGCATGAGACGTTGCGGTTTCCGCTGGGGCACGGGGATCTGATCGTGATGGGCGGGTCCTGTCAGCGGACCTGGGAGCATGCGGTGCCGAAGACGGCTCGGGGGGTGGGGCCGCGGGTGAGTGTTCAGTTTCGGCCTCGGGGGGTGGCTTAG
- a CDS encoding MFS transporter yields the protein MPERDPRRWLILGVLCLAMLVVVVDNMVLNIAIPALIRDLGASTAEIQWIIDAYILVFAGLLLTAGGLSDRHGRRRGLVIGLVVFGGASLLATMCQTPGQLIATRGLMGVGAAFLMPGTLSILTTVFDDAERKKAIAIWGSVLMLGALGGPSLGGLLLEHFWWGSVFLMNIPIAALGVLAALVIIPESRGPAGRPDLVGALASTIGMTALVWGVISAPKEGWGSPSTLGGFVVAAVALVVFALWERHTDEPMLPLALFRNRNFAGASLSIVLLSFSAGGVMLALTQYVQFVLGYEPLKAGFAFVPMIVSGLVFNGIGVVIDKRFGARAALTLGLLLMGGGFGVLASLGPADGYLKLAIALVVIGAGSGTATPAAVGTLLAALPKERAGVGSAVNDTVQQLGAALSVAVLGSVLTTAYRAAMPASAPASARDSIGDALRIGDPSLARVAKASFVDAIATTSWLGVVGGVAAAVVAVLVLRPGLSTGVTEEANISTNIAA from the coding sequence ATGCCCGAGCGCGATCCTCGACGCTGGTTGATCCTCGGTGTGCTGTGCCTGGCGATGCTGGTCGTCGTCGTCGACAACATGGTGCTGAACATCGCGATCCCGGCCCTGATCCGGGACCTCGGCGCGAGCACCGCCGAGATCCAGTGGATCATCGATGCGTACATCCTGGTCTTCGCCGGCCTGCTGCTCACCGCCGGTGGGCTCTCCGACCGGCACGGGCGCCGCCGCGGCCTGGTGATCGGCCTGGTCGTCTTCGGTGGCGCGTCCCTGCTGGCCACCATGTGCCAGACCCCCGGTCAGCTGATCGCGACCCGCGGCCTGATGGGCGTCGGGGCGGCGTTCCTGATGCCCGGCACCCTCTCCATCCTCACCACGGTCTTCGACGACGCCGAGCGGAAGAAGGCGATCGCGATCTGGGGCTCGGTCCTGATGCTCGGCGCGCTGGGCGGGCCCAGCCTGGGCGGCCTGCTGCTGGAGCACTTCTGGTGGGGCTCGGTCTTCCTGATGAACATCCCGATCGCGGCGCTCGGCGTGCTCGCCGCACTCGTGATCATCCCGGAGTCCCGCGGGCCGGCCGGGCGGCCCGACCTGGTCGGCGCGCTCGCCTCGACGATCGGGATGACCGCCCTGGTCTGGGGCGTGATCTCGGCGCCGAAGGAGGGCTGGGGCTCGCCGAGCACGCTGGGCGGGTTCGTGGTCGCCGCGGTCGCGCTGGTCGTCTTCGCCCTCTGGGAGCGGCACACCGACGAGCCGATGTTGCCGCTCGCCCTGTTCCGCAACCGCAACTTCGCCGGGGCCAGCCTGTCCATCGTGCTGCTGTCGTTCTCGGCCGGCGGCGTGATGCTCGCCCTGACGCAGTACGTGCAGTTCGTGCTCGGATACGAGCCGCTCAAGGCCGGGTTCGCGTTCGTTCCGATGATCGTCAGCGGGCTGGTCTTCAACGGGATCGGCGTGGTGATCGACAAGCGGTTCGGTGCGCGGGCCGCCCTGACGCTCGGGCTGCTGCTGATGGGCGGCGGGTTCGGGGTGCTCGCCTCGCTCGGCCCGGCCGACGGCTACCTGAAGCTGGCGATCGCGCTGGTGGTGATCGGGGCGGGCAGTGGCACGGCGACCCCCGCCGCGGTCGGGACCCTGCTCGCGGCGCTGCCGAAGGAGCGGGCCGGGGTGGGCTCCGCGGTCAACGACACCGTTCAGCAGTTGGGGGCGGCGCTCTCGGTGGCGGTGCTGGGCAGTGTGCTGACCACGGCGTACCGGGCGGCGATGCCGGCGTCCGCGCCGGCGTCCGCGCGGGACTCGATCGGGGACGCGCTGCGGATCGGGGACCCGTCGCTGGCCCGGGTCGCCAAGGCCTCGTTCGTGGACGCGATCGCCACGACGTCCTGGCTGGGCGTCGTCGGCGGGGTGGCGGCGGCGGTCGTGGCCGTGCTCGTGCTGCGGCCGGGGTTATCCACAGGGGTGACCGAGGAGGCGAACATCAGTACTAATATTGCGGCATGA
- a CDS encoding phosphotransferase family protein encodes MKGLDLAKLQAYLDSPPLSATMFAGGRSNLTYAVTDGTNRWVLRRPPLGHVLPTAHDMAREHRVLSALSQAGFPVPAPVVLCSDISVIGAPFYLMEHVDGKIYRDAADLAKIDLRAVTFTLVDTLADLHALEPEKIGLGDFGKPEGFNARQVRRWKQQLDASRSRELTGIEELHARLAAEIPAGGPGTVVHGDFRLDNVLIGPSGEVNAVLDWEMSTLGDPLSDLALMLVYAGRPLLFKDGKPFAPIDLPGHPSLDEMAARYAERSGRDVGDLHWYVGFAAFKLAVILEGVHYRYTKGQTVGAGFDTVGAMVPELIEQGHRALEGH; translated from the coding sequence ATGAAGGGGCTGGACCTGGCGAAGCTCCAGGCCTATCTGGACAGTCCGCCGCTGAGCGCGACGATGTTCGCCGGTGGGCGGTCGAACCTGACCTACGCGGTGACCGACGGGACGAACCGCTGGGTGCTGCGCCGGCCGCCGCTCGGGCACGTGCTGCCGACCGCGCACGACATGGCCCGCGAGCATCGCGTGCTGTCCGCGCTCTCGCAGGCCGGCTTCCCGGTTCCGGCGCCGGTCGTGCTTTGTTCTGATATTTCGGTCATCGGTGCTCCGTTCTATCTCATGGAGCACGTCGACGGAAAGATCTACCGGGACGCCGCGGACCTGGCGAAGATCGACCTGCGCGCGGTGACGTTCACGCTGGTCGACACGCTCGCCGACCTGCACGCGCTGGAGCCGGAGAAGATCGGGCTGGGCGACTTCGGCAAGCCGGAGGGCTTCAACGCCCGCCAGGTGCGGCGCTGGAAGCAGCAGCTCGACGCGTCCCGCAGCCGTGAGCTGACCGGGATCGAGGAGTTGCACGCCCGGCTGGCCGCGGAGATCCCGGCTGGTGGACCGGGCACGGTCGTGCACGGCGACTTCCGCCTGGACAATGTGCTGATCGGCCCGTCCGGCGAGGTCAACGCGGTGCTCGACTGGGAGATGTCGACACTCGGCGATCCGCTCAGCGACCTCGCCCTGATGCTGGTCTACGCCGGCCGCCCGCTGCTGTTCAAGGACGGCAAGCCGTTCGCCCCGATCGACCTGCCCGGCCACCCCTCGCTCGACGAGATGGCCGCCCGGTACGCCGAACGCAGTGGCCGCGACGTCGGCGACCTGCACTGGTACGTCGGGTTCGCGGCGTTCAAGCTCGCCGTCATCCTGGAGGGCGTGCACTACCGCTACACCAAGGGCCAGACCGTCGGCGCCGGCTTCGACACCGTGGGCGCGATGGTGCCCGAGCTGATCGAGCAGGGCCACCGAGCGCTGGAAGGACACTGA
- a CDS encoding branched-chain amino acid ABC transporter permease — translation MDRFVYLTFDGLSRGAVYAAFALALVLIWRAARIVNFAQGAMAVAAVYVAYSVTEKTGSYWLGFAAALVFGLLLGIAVEKAVMRFVDHSSPLNGVVVALGLVLIVQGVLGIVYGNEFRPVQTPFRRDAFDIGGIAVLSRYDVFVFAAVGAVVIGLTVLFTRTAVGLRMRAAAFAPDVSRLLGVPVGGMLTLGWALAAAVGSLAGMLVVPTELGLNPNAMDVLFVSAFTAAVVGGLDSPIGAVTGGLIVGLLLSYVSGYLGATVAPMAVLLLLVVVLLGRPGGLFSSSKARLA, via the coding sequence ATGGACAGATTCGTCTACCTGACCTTCGACGGGCTCAGCCGGGGCGCGGTCTACGCCGCGTTCGCGCTGGCCCTGGTGCTGATCTGGCGGGCCGCCCGGATCGTCAACTTCGCCCAGGGCGCGATGGCGGTGGCCGCCGTCTACGTGGCGTACTCGGTGACCGAGAAGACCGGCTCGTACTGGCTCGGTTTCGCCGCCGCGCTGGTCTTCGGCCTGCTGCTGGGCATCGCGGTGGAGAAGGCGGTGATGCGCTTCGTCGACCACTCGTCGCCGCTCAACGGCGTGGTCGTCGCGCTCGGCCTGGTGCTGATCGTGCAGGGGGTGCTCGGCATCGTCTACGGCAACGAGTTCCGCCCGGTGCAGACGCCGTTCCGGCGGGACGCGTTCGACATCGGCGGGATCGCGGTGCTCAGCCGCTACGACGTCTTCGTCTTCGCCGCGGTGGGCGCGGTGGTCATCGGGCTCACCGTGCTCTTCACCCGGACCGCGGTCGGTCTGCGGATGCGGGCCGCGGCGTTCGCGCCGGACGTCTCGCGGCTGCTCGGCGTCCCGGTCGGCGGCATGTTGACGCTGGGCTGGGCGCTGGCCGCCGCGGTCGGCTCGCTCGCCGGGATGCTGGTGGTCCCGACCGAGCTGGGCCTGAATCCGAACGCGATGGACGTGCTGTTCGTGTCCGCGTTCACCGCGGCCGTGGTGGGTGGTCTGGACAGCCCGATCGGCGCGGTGACCGGGGGGCTGATCGTCGGGCTGCTGCTCTCCTACGTCAGCGGTTATCTGGGCGCGACGGTGGCGCCGATGGCGGTGCTGCTCCTGCTCGTGGTGGTGCTGCTGGGCCGGCCCGGCGGCCTCTTCTCCAGTTCGAAGGCGAGGCTGGCATGA
- a CDS encoding DUF4328 domain-containing protein, which translates to MTAEPTPPSRDNQPTPQPSDGAGAPAVPSPRPSDGSRSPDGFGPSGDPRSPELTPPADPWSSAAPLSSSDPLALADPLFQAPAQPAADPLAAAPSSPPAPPASAAPSVSAVPPASAAPPAYAAPPASAAPPAYAPPPAYAPPAPQQPSYPPTSGAPQQPWQGPYQQSYPPTSAAPQQPGYPPQAYPAPAYPAPGHPGYPGAASAYPPPPADYGPAPYTYPRSYADGPVKPLYVPSRLAVAGLALTAVYSLLLQVAASVTSTTFDRAEPGFLIGVFLGYAAVFIFTAASFLTWLHRASTNLWNTGHAMKWRPGWTIGAWLIPVANLVMPLLVVREVDRETRDHGPALFTIWAVAWSLDLVLERATGTTVGPTTALGILSMAALPVAAVAAILLVRRVTADQQQQFPQPY; encoded by the coding sequence ATGACCGCAGAGCCCACCCCGCCCAGCCGGGACAACCAGCCCACCCCGCAACCGTCGGACGGCGCCGGCGCGCCGGCTGTTCCGAGCCCGCGTCCTTCGGATGGCTCGCGCTCGCCGGACGGCTTCGGACCGTCGGGTGACCCGCGTTCTCCGGAGCTCACCCCGCCGGCTGATCCGTGGTCGTCCGCGGCGCCGCTGTCCTCATCGGACCCGCTGGCCCTCGCGGACCCGCTGTTCCAGGCTCCCGCCCAGCCCGCCGCCGACCCGCTGGCGGCAGCCCCGTCATCACCGCCCGCGCCGCCGGCCTCAGCCGCGCCCTCAGTCTCAGCCGTTCCGCCGGCCTCGGCCGCGCCGCCCGCTTACGCCGCGCCGCCGGCCTCGGCCGCGCCGCCCGCCTACGCCCCGCCGCCCGCCTACGCCCCGCCCGCGCCGCAGCAGCCGTCGTATCCGCCCACGTCGGGAGCGCCGCAGCAGCCTTGGCAGGGCCCGTACCAGCAGTCGTATCCGCCCACCTCGGCGGCGCCGCAGCAGCCGGGCTACCCGCCGCAGGCATACCCCGCTCCGGCCTACCCCGCCCCGGGCCATCCGGGCTACCCCGGCGCGGCCTCCGCCTATCCGCCCCCGCCGGCCGACTACGGACCGGCCCCCTACACCTACCCGCGGTCGTATGCCGACGGCCCGGTCAAGCCGCTCTACGTCCCGTCCCGCCTGGCCGTCGCCGGCCTGGCCCTGACCGCGGTGTACTCGCTGCTCCTCCAGGTCGCCGCCTCCGTCACGAGCACGACCTTCGACCGCGCGGAACCCGGGTTCCTGATCGGCGTGTTCCTCGGCTACGCCGCCGTGTTCATCTTCACCGCCGCGTCGTTCCTGACCTGGCTCCACCGGGCGTCGACCAACCTCTGGAACACCGGCCACGCGATGAAGTGGCGCCCCGGCTGGACCATCGGCGCCTGGCTCATCCCGGTAGCCAACCTGGTCATGCCCCTGCTCGTAGTCCGCGAGGTGGACCGCGAAACCCGCGACCACGGCCCGGCCCTCTTCACGATCTGGGCCGTCGCCTGGTCCCTGGACCTGGTCCTGGAGCGCGCCACCGGCACCACGGTCGGCCCGACCACCGCCCTGGGAATCCTGTCGATGGCCGCCCTACCGGTAGCCGCGGTAGCCGCCATCCTCCTGGTCCGCCGAGTAACCGCCGACCAGCAACAGCAGTTCCCCCAGCCCTACTGA
- a CDS encoding ABC transporter substrate-binding protein produces MKRTTAVFLAVLLFAGACDSGSGGGSSSSTTTPGVTDTEVVVGTHMPLTGPAAAGYSKISPATKAYFDFVNAGGGINGRKITYKVKDDGYNPATTQQVVRELVLQDKVFAILNGLGTPTHSGVLDFLKTNKVPDLFVASGSRSWNQPDKYPGTFGFNPDYTVEGKILGTYVKENLAGKKACFLGQDDDFGKDSLAGIEKVLGAVVAKQNYVTSNPNVGPQMGALKAAGCEVVLLATIPGFTALSIGTAAKIGFKPQFVVSNVGADPTTVGKALGAAAPLLEGVVSANYLPINTDDTNPWIQLFKKVNDQYNAGAEFDNNIVYGMAVAYLFVQSLQSAGKDLTRDGIVAAVQKNGFQGPGLVPLRFADKDHSGYGGEQLTKVQGGKAVFFGQPYTTDDADGAVQPYTGQAVTPPQNGIPAA; encoded by the coding sequence ATGAAACGCACCACGGCGGTGTTCCTCGCCGTCCTCTTGTTCGCGGGAGCATGCGACTCCGGCAGCGGAGGCGGCAGCTCCTCATCCACCACTACGCCAGGGGTCACCGACACCGAGGTCGTCGTCGGCACGCACATGCCGCTGACCGGACCGGCCGCGGCCGGATACTCCAAGATCTCGCCGGCCACGAAGGCCTACTTCGACTTCGTGAACGCGGGCGGCGGGATCAACGGCCGGAAGATCACCTACAAGGTCAAGGACGACGGCTACAACCCGGCGACCACCCAGCAGGTGGTCCGGGAGCTGGTGCTGCAGGACAAGGTGTTCGCGATCCTGAACGGCCTGGGCACCCCGACGCACTCCGGCGTGCTGGACTTCCTGAAGACCAACAAGGTGCCGGACCTCTTCGTGGCCAGCGGCAGCCGCAGCTGGAACCAGCCGGACAAGTATCCGGGCACGTTCGGCTTCAACCCGGACTACACGGTCGAGGGCAAGATCCTCGGCACGTACGTCAAGGAGAACCTGGCCGGCAAGAAGGCCTGCTTCCTCGGCCAGGACGACGACTTCGGCAAGGACAGCCTGGCCGGGATCGAGAAGGTCCTGGGCGCGGTGGTCGCCAAGCAGAACTACGTGACCAGCAACCCGAACGTCGGCCCGCAGATGGGCGCGCTCAAGGCGGCCGGCTGCGAGGTGGTCCTGCTGGCCACCATCCCGGGCTTCACCGCGCTGTCGATCGGCACCGCCGCGAAGATCGGCTTCAAGCCGCAGTTCGTGGTCAGCAACGTGGGCGCCGACCCGACCACCGTCGGCAAGGCGCTGGGTGCGGCCGCGCCGCTGCTGGAGGGCGTGGTCTCGGCGAACTACCTGCCGATCAACACCGACGACACGAACCCGTGGATCCAGCTCTTCAAGAAGGTCAACGACCAGTACAACGCGGGTGCGGAGTTCGACAACAACATCGTCTACGGGATGGCCGTGGCGTACCTGTTCGTGCAGTCGCTGCAGTCCGCGGGCAAGGATCTGACCCGTGACGGCATCGTCGCCGCGGTGCAGAAGAACGGATTCCAGGGCCCGGGTCTGGTCCCGCTGCGCTTCGCCGACAAGGATCATTCGGGGTACGGCGGTGAACAGCTCACCAAGGTGCAGGGCGGCAAGGCGGTGTTCTTCGGTCAGCCGTACACCACCGACGACGCCGACGGCGCCGTGCAGCCCTACACCGGTCAGGCCGTGACACCGCCGCAGAACGGGATCCCGGCGGCGTAA